A genomic stretch from Corynebacterium terpenotabidum Y-11 includes:
- the argR gene encoding arginine repressor, whose protein sequence is MAVPDQPLTPLTRSARQDLIARLIETHRIPSQRHLLDMLGEEGVETTQTTLSRDLVDIGARKVRSEGRAFYSLGSVEDELAADGPAKLRRVLAELLVGTDWSGNTAVLRTPPGAAQYLASVLDRSELPDVVGTIAGDDTVFVLARDPADGRRLAERMLNLSRPPGGPDDRIR, encoded by the coding sequence ATGGCTGTTCCTGACCAGCCACTGACCCCGCTGACCAGGTCCGCCCGACAGGACCTCATCGCCCGGCTCATCGAGACCCACCGGATCCCGAGCCAGCGTCATTTGCTGGACATGCTGGGGGAGGAGGGCGTCGAGACGACCCAGACGACCCTGTCCCGTGACCTGGTCGACATCGGCGCGCGGAAGGTGAGGTCCGAAGGACGCGCCTTCTACAGCCTCGGTTCCGTGGAGGACGAGCTGGCTGCCGACGGCCCGGCGAAGCTGCGTCGCGTCCTCGCGGAACTCCTCGTCGGGACCGACTGGTCGGGCAACACCGCCGTCCTGCGCACCCCACCGGGAGCAGCTCAGTACCTGGCCAGCGTGCTGGACCGGTCCGAACTTCCCGACGTCGTCGGTACGATCGCCGGTGATGACACCGTCTTCGTCCTCGCCCGGGATCCTGCCGACGGTCGTCGGTTGGCGGAACGGATGCTGAACCTCTCCCGGCCCCCCGGTGGCCCCGATGACCGGATCCGCTAG
- a CDS encoding argininosuccinate synthase: MTDRVVLAYSGGLDTTVAIPYLKKMTGGEVVAVSIDLGQGGEDMESVRQRALGAGAVEAVVVDAKDEFAEQYCLPTIKANGMYMKQYPLVSAISRPLIVKHLVEAAQEFGGTHVAHGCTGKGNDQVRFEVGFTDNNPDLKIIAPARDYAWTRDKAIAFAEENNVPIEQSASSPFSIDQNVWGRAIETGFLEDLWNPPTKDLYAYTEEPSLGQAPDEVIISFKAGAPVAIDGRPVTVLQAIEELNRRAGAQGVGRLDMVEDRLIGIKSREIYEAPGAVTLITAHEALEDVTVERELARYKRGIDAEWSNQVYDGLWFSPLKKSLDAFIESTQEHVTGDIRLVLHNGAIQINGRRSEESLYDFNLATYDTGDTFDQTLSKGFVALHGLSSKIANSRDRRFAK; the protein is encoded by the coding sequence ATGACTGACCGCGTCGTACTTGCGTACTCCGGAGGCCTCGACACCACCGTCGCCATCCCCTACCTCAAGAAGATGACCGGCGGCGAGGTCGTCGCTGTCTCCATCGACCTCGGCCAGGGCGGCGAAGACATGGAGTCCGTGCGTCAGCGTGCTCTCGGCGCCGGTGCCGTCGAGGCTGTCGTGGTGGACGCCAAGGACGAGTTCGCCGAGCAGTACTGCCTGCCGACCATCAAGGCCAACGGCATGTACATGAAGCAGTACCCGCTGGTGTCCGCCATTTCCCGCCCGCTGATCGTCAAGCACCTCGTCGAGGCTGCCCAGGAGTTCGGCGGAACCCACGTCGCCCACGGCTGCACCGGTAAGGGAAATGACCAGGTCCGCTTCGAGGTCGGTTTCACCGACAACAACCCGGACCTGAAGATCATCGCACCGGCCCGTGACTACGCCTGGACCCGCGACAAGGCCATTGCCTTCGCCGAGGAGAACAACGTCCCGATCGAGCAGTCGGCGTCCTCCCCGTTCTCCATCGACCAGAACGTCTGGGGTCGCGCCATCGAGACCGGCTTCCTTGAGGACCTGTGGAACCCGCCGACGAAGGACCTCTACGCCTACACCGAGGAGCCCTCGCTCGGCCAGGCTCCCGACGAGGTCATCATCTCCTTCAAAGCCGGTGCCCCGGTCGCCATCGACGGCCGCCCCGTCACCGTGCTGCAGGCTATCGAGGAGCTCAACCGCCGGGCCGGCGCCCAGGGCGTGGGCCGTCTCGACATGGTCGAGGACCGGTTGATCGGCATCAAGTCCCGCGAGATCTACGAGGCCCCCGGTGCGGTCACCCTGATCACCGCCCATGAGGCACTGGAGGACGTCACCGTCGAGCGTGAGCTCGCCCGCTACAAGCGTGGAATCGACGCCGAGTGGTCGAACCAGGTCTACGACGGCCTGTGGTTCTCCCCGCTGAAGAAGTCGCTGGACGCCTTCATCGAGTCCACCCAGGAGCACGTCACCGGTGACATCCGTCTCGTGCTGCACAACGGTGCGATCCAGATCAACGGCCGGCGGTCCGAGGAGTCCCTCTACGACTTCAACCTCGCCACCTATGACACCGGCGACACCTTCGACCAGACCCTGTCCAAGGGCTTCGTCGCTCTGCACGGTCTGTCCTCCAAGATCGCCAACTCCCGCGACCGGCGTTTCGCCAAGTAG
- the argH gene encoding argininosuccinate lyase has translation MQKHATNEGALWGGRFAGGPTEAMAALSKSTHFDWVLAPYDVLASKAHAKVLHQAGLLSDEDLATMLDGLTRLGADVASGAFGPEPADEDVHGAMERGLIDRVGPVVGGRLRAGRSRNDQVATLFRMWVRDAVREVTDGVLDVVDALVLQARSHPDTIMPGKTHFQAAQPVLLAHQLLAHAQPLLRDVQRFQDLDKRLAVSPYGSGALAGSSLALDPEAIAAELGFDSAADNSIDATSSRDFAAETSYVLAQVAIDLSRLAEEIIAWSTPEFGYVTLADEWSTGSSIMPQKKNPDVAELMRGKAGRLIGDHTGLLATLKALPLAYDRDLQEDKEPILDAVTQLHLLLPAMTGLVATLTFHPERLLELAPAGFTLATDLAEWMVRQGVPFRDAHEASGQCVRIAESRGVDLIDLTDEELSGVHPELTPEVRTVLTVEGAVASRATRGGTAGIRVAEQLGRVVDAAAADRVWAATPVRG, from the coding sequence ATCCAGAAGCACGCGACGAACGAAGGCGCCCTCTGGGGTGGTCGTTTCGCCGGTGGACCGACCGAAGCCATGGCCGCGCTGAGTAAGTCGACCCATTTCGACTGGGTGCTCGCACCCTACGATGTGCTGGCCTCCAAGGCCCACGCCAAGGTGCTGCACCAGGCCGGCCTGCTGTCGGATGAGGACCTGGCGACCATGCTCGACGGACTGACCCGTCTCGGTGCGGACGTCGCGTCCGGCGCCTTCGGCCCCGAGCCAGCGGACGAGGATGTCCACGGAGCGATGGAACGTGGTCTCATCGACCGGGTCGGTCCGGTCGTCGGCGGACGCCTGCGCGCCGGCCGGTCGCGCAATGACCAGGTCGCCACCCTGTTCCGCATGTGGGTCCGTGACGCGGTCCGGGAGGTCACCGACGGTGTCCTCGATGTCGTCGACGCGCTGGTTCTCCAGGCCCGGTCTCACCCGGACACCATCATGCCGGGCAAGACCCACTTCCAGGCGGCCCAGCCGGTGCTGTTGGCGCACCAGCTGTTGGCACACGCCCAGCCGCTGCTGCGGGATGTCCAGCGTTTCCAGGACCTGGACAAGCGTCTGGCCGTCTCGCCGTACGGTTCCGGTGCGCTCGCCGGATCCTCGCTGGCGTTGGACCCGGAGGCGATCGCCGCGGAGCTCGGTTTCGACTCCGCCGCCGACAACTCCATCGATGCGACGAGTTCCCGGGATTTCGCCGCGGAGACCTCCTACGTTCTCGCCCAGGTCGCCATTGACCTGTCGCGTCTCGCCGAGGAGATCATCGCCTGGTCGACCCCGGAGTTCGGGTACGTCACCCTGGCTGACGAGTGGTCCACCGGGTCATCGATCATGCCACAGAAGAAGAACCCGGACGTCGCCGAGCTCATGCGGGGCAAGGCGGGGCGTCTCATCGGTGACCACACCGGGCTGCTGGCCACCCTCAAGGCGCTGCCGTTGGCCTACGACCGGGACCTGCAGGAGGACAAGGAGCCGATCCTTGACGCGGTCACCCAGCTGCACCTGTTGCTGCCGGCGATGACCGGTCTGGTCGCCACCTTGACCTTCCACCCGGAGCGGTTGCTGGAGCTGGCCCCGGCCGGTTTCACCCTGGCGACCGACCTGGCTGAGTGGATGGTGCGGCAGGGGGTGCCCTTCCGGGATGCCCATGAGGCCTCCGGCCAGTGCGTCCGCATCGCGGAGAGCAGGGGAGTGGACCTCATCGATCTCACCGACGAGGAGTTGTCCGGGGTGCACCCGGAGCTGACCCCCGAGGTCCGTACGGTGCTCACCGTCGAGGGCGCCGTGGCGTCCCGTGCCACCCGTGGTGGAACTGCCGGCATCCGCGTTGCCGAGCAGCTCGGCCGGGTTGTCGACGCCGCCGCTGCCGACCGTGTGTGGGCGGCGACGCCGGTCCGCGGCTAA
- a CDS encoding Trm112 family protein — translation MIDPRLLEILVCPQDKQPLEEHGDYLVNPRLSVAYPVQDGIPVLLADEAVAWPLPQN, via the coding sequence ATGATCGATCCCCGCCTTCTTGAGATTCTCGTGTGCCCCCAGGACAAGCAGCCCCTGGAGGAGCACGGGGACTATCTGGTCAACCCGCGGCTCTCCGTGGCCTATCCGGTGCAGGACGGTATCCCCGTCCTGCTCGCCGATGAGGCGGTCGCCTGGCCGCTGCCCCAGAACTGA
- the tyrS gene encoding tyrosine--tRNA ligase, with amino-acid sequence MSNIIDELTWRGLIAQSTDIDALREELSTPTTAYVGFDPTGPSLHAGHLVPLLMLARLQRAGHTPILLAGGATGMIGDPRDVGERSMLSAETAAENVERIRTQLASFVSFDGDNAAIMANNMDWTGSMSVVDFLRDVGKNFSLNTMLSRDTVKRRLEGDGISYTEFSYMLLQANDFVQLRRAHDCRLQIGGSDQWGNIISGVDLNRRVDGEAVHALTVPLVTDSEGRKFGKSTGGGKLWLDPEMTSPYSWYQYFLNAADADVIRYLRWFTFLGKEELDRLAVEVEERPFKREAQRTLAREMTALVHGEDAVAKVEKAAEALFGKAELTELDERTLASALSETEVAEVDPGTGILDLLIAAGLEKTKGAARRTVGEGGAYVNNVRVSDIEWTPTAEDLLHGSWLVLRKGKKRFAGARVIA; translated from the coding sequence ATGTCGAATATCATCGACGAACTGACCTGGCGCGGGCTCATCGCCCAGTCCACCGACATTGACGCGCTCCGCGAGGAGCTGTCCACCCCCACCACCGCCTACGTCGGCTTCGACCCGACCGGCCCCTCGCTGCATGCCGGTCACCTGGTGCCCCTGCTCATGCTGGCCCGGCTCCAGCGGGCTGGGCACACCCCGATCCTGCTGGCCGGTGGTGCGACCGGCATGATCGGCGATCCGAGGGACGTGGGGGAGCGGTCCATGCTCTCCGCGGAGACCGCCGCCGAGAACGTGGAGAGGATCAGGACGCAGTTGGCGTCCTTCGTCTCCTTCGACGGAGACAACGCCGCCATCATGGCGAACAACATGGACTGGACCGGATCCATGTCCGTCGTCGACTTCCTCCGCGATGTCGGCAAGAACTTCAGCCTGAACACGATGCTCTCCCGGGACACGGTGAAGCGGCGACTTGAGGGCGACGGGATCTCCTACACCGAGTTCTCGTACATGCTGCTGCAGGCGAATGACTTCGTGCAGCTGCGGCGCGCCCATGACTGCCGTCTGCAGATCGGCGGGTCTGACCAGTGGGGCAACATCATCTCCGGGGTGGATCTCAACCGTCGGGTCGACGGGGAGGCGGTCCACGCTCTCACGGTGCCGCTGGTGACCGATTCGGAGGGACGCAAGTTCGGTAAGTCCACCGGTGGCGGCAAGTTGTGGCTCGACCCGGAGATGACCAGCCCGTACAGCTGGTACCAGTACTTCCTCAACGCGGCGGACGCCGACGTCATCCGTTACCTGCGGTGGTTCACCTTCCTCGGCAAGGAGGAGTTGGACCGGCTCGCTGTCGAGGTCGAGGAGCGGCCCTTCAAGCGGGAGGCGCAGCGCACTCTCGCCCGCGAGATGACCGCGCTGGTCCACGGGGAGGACGCTGTCGCCAAGGTCGAGAAGGCCGCGGAAGCCCTGTTCGGCAAGGCAGAGCTGACCGAGCTCGATGAGCGCACCCTGGCGTCCGCTCTGTCGGAGACCGAGGTCGCCGAGGTTGATCCGGGAACGGGGATCCTCGATCTTCTCATCGCTGCCGGTCTGGAGAAGACGAAGGGGGCGGCCCGCCGGACCGTGGGAGAAGGTGGGGCCTACGTCAACAATGTCAGGGTCAGCGACATTGAGTGGACGCCGACCGCCGAGGATCTGTTGCACGGTTCCTGGTTGGTCCTGCGTAAGGGCAAGAAGAGGTTCGCCGGAGCCAGGGTCATCGCCTAG